From Vreelandella neptunia, the proteins below share one genomic window:
- a CDS encoding Rpn family recombination-promoting nuclease/putative transposase, which yields MADTSKPPHNPHDRFFRSAMENHAVAEEFMQHYLPKKISAALDLGSLKLEHDSHLDSALRETVSDLVYRCQLAGQPAYLAVLVEHHSSPDPHMPVRIGHYLFGMLTKQLKQRPKEPLAPVHALVFYHGRQTPYPYSMDLADCFEDPLGLMETLFQGPIPLVDVNQLDDEALKQQQWIGLVARVLKHIREPHIDPYLMEWLRDCASFDEHSRQQLDFIATLLNYVVGTGNVIDLDQLIEESHRLPQPIGDTFMTIATQLEARGEARGEAKGKIEGKIETARNLLQEGADPQFVAKVTGLSIDDVKRLQNHAE from the coding sequence GTGGCTGATACCTCCAAACCACCCCATAATCCTCATGATCGGTTCTTTCGTAGCGCGATGGAAAACCACGCCGTCGCGGAGGAGTTCATGCAACATTATTTACCTAAGAAAATCAGCGCCGCCCTGGATTTAGGCAGTCTCAAGCTGGAGCATGATAGCCACCTCGATTCAGCCCTGCGAGAAACCGTCTCCGACCTGGTGTACCGTTGTCAATTAGCGGGGCAACCGGCGTATCTAGCTGTATTGGTCGAACATCATTCAAGCCCCGACCCGCACATGCCCGTGCGTATCGGGCATTATCTGTTTGGGATGCTGACCAAGCAGTTGAAGCAGCGCCCCAAGGAACCCCTGGCACCGGTTCATGCACTGGTGTTCTACCACGGCCGTCAAACACCCTACCCCTACTCAATGGATCTTGCTGACTGCTTTGAAGATCCGCTGGGGCTAATGGAGACGCTGTTCCAGGGGCCAATACCATTAGTGGATGTAAATCAGCTTGATGACGAAGCACTAAAACAACAGCAGTGGATAGGCTTGGTTGCTCGGGTGCTCAAGCACATCCGTGAGCCGCATATAGATCCTTACCTGATGGAATGGCTGCGTGACTGCGCGAGCTTTGACGAGCACAGTCGCCAGCAGTTGGATTTCATCGCTACCTTGCTAAACTATGTGGTAGGAACAGGCAACGTGATTGACCTTGATCAGTTGATTGAAGAGAGCCATCGCTTGCCCCAGCCTATAGGAGACACCTTTATGACCATTGCCACCCAGTTGGAAGCCCGAGGTGAAGCGCGAGGTGAAGCCAAAGGCAAAATCGAGGGTAAAATCGAAACCGCTCGAAACCTTCTGCAAGAGGGGGCTGACCCCCAGTTTGTAGCCAAGGTGACGGGGTTGTCTATTGATGATGTTAAGCGCCTTCAGAACCACGCTGAATAA
- the pncB gene encoding nicotinate phosphoribosyltransferase, which yields MLTSLLDNDFYKITMQNAVIKRFPYAHARYAFINRGEHAFPDGFGAELRREVDKMASLRLSDEEKRYLEITCPYLDPTYLDFLAGFHYNPSEVTVEQQGSDLSVIIEGPWYRTILWEVPLMALISELWYRLRGVTITPDADAKIEQHAQEKIELYRRLGLKIAEFGTRRRFSSDVHDRVVGALSHHGGEAFSGTSNVLMAMRHGVKPIGTHAHEWFMFHGARFGFKMANSLALEHWVDVYRGDLGIALTDTFTSKAFYDSFDKKFAKLFDGVRHDSGDPIEFASQTIDHYECLGINPLSKTIIFSDALTPEKVERIHAFCKGRIGMAFGIGTNFTNDVGVEPMNMVIKMVEARPEGQGWLPVIKLSDVAEKNTGDPEMISLAKRILSLNGKNS from the coding sequence ATGCTGACATCGCTGCTGGATAATGACTTCTACAAGATCACGATGCAGAACGCCGTGATCAAACGCTTTCCTTATGCCCATGCGCGCTACGCCTTTATCAACCGTGGCGAGCATGCGTTTCCTGACGGCTTCGGCGCAGAACTTCGCCGTGAAGTCGATAAGATGGCGTCGCTGCGATTGAGCGATGAGGAGAAGCGCTATCTCGAAATAACGTGCCCTTATCTCGACCCTACGTATCTCGACTTCCTCGCCGGGTTTCATTACAACCCCAGCGAGGTGACTGTGGAGCAACAGGGGAGTGATCTTTCGGTGATCATTGAAGGGCCCTGGTACCGCACTATTCTGTGGGAAGTGCCGCTGATGGCGTTGATCAGCGAGCTGTGGTATCGGCTGCGTGGCGTGACGATCACGCCTGACGCTGATGCGAAGATTGAGCAGCACGCCCAGGAGAAGATCGAACTTTACCGCCGTTTAGGGCTGAAAATTGCTGAGTTCGGTACCCGTCGGCGCTTCTCTTCTGACGTTCACGACCGGGTGGTCGGTGCGCTTAGCCACCACGGCGGTGAGGCCTTCAGCGGTACCAGCAATGTGCTGATGGCCATGCGCCACGGTGTTAAGCCGATTGGCACCCACGCTCACGAGTGGTTTATGTTCCACGGTGCCCGCTTCGGTTTCAAAATGGCCAATAGCCTGGCGCTGGAGCATTGGGTGGATGTGTACCGCGGTGATCTGGGGATCGCCTTGACGGATACCTTTACCTCTAAGGCTTTTTACGACAGCTTCGATAAGAAGTTCGCCAAACTGTTCGATGGCGTTCGTCACGATAGCGGCGATCCTATCGAGTTTGCTTCCCAGACCATCGACCATTACGAGTGCTTGGGCATCAACCCGCTAAGCAAGACGATTATCTTCTCCGACGCGCTAACACCGGAGAAGGTCGAGCGGATACATGCCTTCTGCAAAGGTCGCATCGGCATGGCGTTTGGTATCGGCACCAACTTCACTAACGATGTCGGTGTTGAGCCCATGAACATGGTGATCAAGATGGTCGAGGCGCGCCCGGAAGGGCAGGGCTGGCTTCCGGTGATCAAGCTTTCCGACGTTGCGGAAAAGAACACCGGCGACCCGGAGATGATCTCGCTGGCGAAGCGGATCTTGTCGCTGAATGGGAAGAATTCTTAG
- a CDS encoding nucleotidyltransferase domain-containing protein gives MRITQTHRAIILTGVEEYIDADVDVHVFGSRLDDTKRGGSVDLLLTSKTEISELSCDELKSVLEEYLKLPVNIVTYDPSDEPSPLQAKALAEALPID, from the coding sequence ATGCGTATTACTCAAACACATCGAGCAATCATTCTCACCGGGGTAGAGGAATATATTGACGCTGATGTGGACGTTCATGTCTTCGGTTCACGACTTGATGATACCAAGCGAGGCGGCAGTGTAGATCTATTGTTGACCTCCAAAACAGAGATCTCCGAGCTTTCTTGCGACGAACTCAAAAGCGTACTGGAAGAATATCTTAAGCTGCCGGTTAACATTGTCACCTATGACCCGTCCGATGAACCAAGCCCGCTCCAGGCGAAAGCCTTAGCTGAAGCTCTGCCTATTGATTAG
- the recB gene encoding exodeoxyribonuclease V subunit beta, whose product MSQPAPLNPLSLPLHGSRLIEASAGTGKTFTIALLYVRLVLGGHSVDDDTAFVRPLTPPEILVVTFTNAATQELRERIRNRLVEAAEVFRAEDEEGGAPGASRSGGHSTGPENVPDDSGIPAIHGGQMAKVAPMDGFTAPSRRPAAEQTADPLLLQLRDQYDPATWPACSRRLALAAEWMDEAAVSTIHSWCYRMLREHAFDSGSLFSLNLENDQRELEQEVVRDYWRSFYYPLDSDALGIVTRYWKSPDDLHAPLQRLLPESEALGDEKPEPSKTLAATQAERTAQLNELKAPWAAWLDELVPALEDAATRKAFKGQSFNAKSRANWLGALREWCETDADRPALTDAAWKRMTPDGMADIWKDGAPPCPQAWEALALLPAALDALPEPRNDLLIHAVQWCRARLEREQERRAEMGPNDLLTHLDRALQGPNKEALAAQIQRQFPVALIDEFQDTDPIQYRIFNAVYDVATPRRDSAILLIGDPKQAIYAFRGADIFTYLQARQDTDGRHVTLGTNFRSSSAMVAAVNHCFSYADQHDAGAFLFRADGGDNPLPFNPVNAKGTKDTLVLNGKPLAAMTLWPLESEEPLSKTAYQTEMAERCASHMAMLLEAGRQQQAGFAKAADDIGDNGLTPLAPSDMAVLVNGLQEARAIRLALASRGIKSVYLSDHDKVFSSPIAPQLAIWLRACAEPQANSRQAEAKLRAALATSVIGLSLEELDHLNQSELAWEARVEQFSDYHRLWQRQGVLPLVRRLMVDFDIAARLLGEFAEGERLLTDLLHLGEMLQHASQELDGEHALIRFLAEAIADPDSHGDSHKLRLESDADLVKVVTIHKSKGLEYPLVFLPFIANHRPVSDTDLPLRWHDSDGTLQLSLSADETTLATADRERLGEDLRKLYVALTRARHATWLGLAPLKGSENSAIGHLINGGKAIAPSAFTHALGELVRDSDIALSDAPEPTALRFTPAPEQQALGHARTPLRPAREQWWIASYSALRTSGAVSGSSTTPLTTPAPEPTTPQEATTLEVLDEPHDNAINTEAFHLHRFPRGPGPGTFLHGLLEWAGQLGFNSALKDPAAREDMLRRRVQLRGWQAWHDTLAGWLEELLATPLPLPQSLSQASSVPSEGSQVALCELDSYQVELEFWFAAHQVQTRKLDELVSDHLLPGVSRPALDADTLNGMLKGFIDLAFEHEGRFYVLDWKSNYLGSDDSAYTAEALRNAMLEKRYDLQAALYMLALHRLLKARLPDYDPHQHLGGSMTVFLRGSRTSARGVHAVPAPVALIEALDALFTGTAADAVSETGIEAVV is encoded by the coding sequence ATGAGCCAGCCCGCCCCCCTCAACCCATTGAGCCTCCCGCTCCACGGCAGCCGACTGATAGAGGCCAGCGCTGGCACCGGTAAAACCTTCACCATCGCGCTGCTCTATGTGCGGTTGGTACTCGGCGGCCACAGCGTTGACGACGACACGGCGTTTGTACGCCCGCTCACCCCGCCGGAAATCTTGGTCGTTACCTTCACCAACGCCGCCACCCAAGAGCTACGCGAACGCATCCGCAACCGGTTGGTAGAAGCAGCAGAAGTATTTCGAGCTGAGGACGAAGAAGGAGGGGCGCCGGGGGCAAGCCGTAGTGGAGGTCATTCAACAGGGCCGGAAAATGTTCCCGACGATTCCGGCATTCCCGCCATCCATGGCGGTCAGATGGCAAAAGTAGCCCCCATGGACGGGTTCACGGCGCCCTCGCGTCGGCCTGCTGCCGAGCAAACGGCTGATCCGCTACTCCTCCAACTCCGCGACCAATACGACCCCGCCACCTGGCCCGCCTGTTCGCGGCGCTTGGCTCTGGCCGCTGAATGGATGGACGAAGCTGCGGTTTCCACCATCCACAGCTGGTGCTACCGCATGCTGCGCGAACACGCCTTCGACAGCGGCAGCCTGTTCTCCCTCAACCTGGAAAACGACCAGCGCGAACTGGAACAGGAAGTGGTGCGCGACTACTGGCGCAGCTTCTACTACCCGCTGGACAGCGACGCCCTCGGCATTGTTACCCGCTACTGGAAATCACCGGACGACCTGCACGCCCCGCTGCAAAGGCTACTGCCCGAAAGCGAAGCGCTAGGCGACGAAAAGCCCGAGCCCAGCAAAACCCTGGCCGCCACCCAGGCCGAACGCACCGCCCAGCTCAACGAACTCAAAGCCCCCTGGGCTGCCTGGCTGGATGAACTGGTGCCCGCCCTGGAAGACGCCGCCACGCGCAAAGCCTTCAAGGGCCAGAGCTTCAACGCCAAAAGCCGCGCCAACTGGCTAGGCGCACTGCGCGAGTGGTGCGAAACGGATGCCGACCGCCCCGCGCTCACCGACGCAGCCTGGAAACGCATGACGCCCGACGGCATGGCGGATATCTGGAAAGACGGCGCACCGCCCTGCCCGCAAGCCTGGGAAGCGCTGGCACTGCTACCGGCGGCGCTGGATGCCCTGCCCGAGCCGCGCAACGACCTGCTGATTCACGCCGTGCAGTGGTGCCGCGCACGGCTGGAACGCGAGCAGGAACGCCGCGCCGAGATGGGCCCCAACGACCTGCTCACCCATCTGGATCGCGCCCTGCAAGGCCCCAACAAAGAGGCCCTGGCCGCGCAGATCCAGCGCCAGTTCCCCGTGGCACTGATCGACGAGTTCCAGGATACCGACCCGATCCAGTACCGCATCTTCAACGCCGTGTATGACGTTGCAACGCCCCGCCGCGACAGCGCCATTCTGCTGATTGGCGACCCCAAGCAGGCGATCTACGCCTTTCGCGGTGCGGATATCTTCACCTACCTGCAGGCCCGCCAAGACACCGATGGCCGCCACGTCACGCTGGGCACCAACTTTCGCTCCAGCAGTGCCATGGTGGCAGCGGTCAACCACTGCTTCAGCTACGCTGACCAGCATGATGCCGGCGCCTTCCTGTTCCGTGCCGATGGCGGCGACAACCCGCTGCCGTTCAACCCCGTCAACGCCAAAGGCACCAAAGATACGCTGGTACTCAACGGCAAACCACTAGCAGCGATGACCCTGTGGCCACTGGAAAGCGAAGAGCCGCTCTCCAAAACCGCCTACCAAACCGAGATGGCCGAGCGCTGCGCCTCGCATATGGCCATGCTCTTGGAAGCAGGCCGCCAACAGCAGGCGGGCTTTGCTAAGGCGGCTGATGACATTGGCGATAACGGACTCACTCCGCTGGCCCCCTCGGACATGGCCGTTCTGGTCAACGGCCTGCAGGAAGCCCGGGCGATTCGGCTGGCGCTGGCCAGCCGGGGCATCAAGAGCGTGTATCTTTCCGATCACGACAAGGTGTTCAGCTCCCCCATTGCCCCGCAGCTAGCCATTTGGCTGCGCGCCTGCGCCGAGCCCCAGGCCAACTCACGCCAGGCGGAAGCCAAGCTGCGCGCCGCCCTGGCAACGTCGGTAATTGGACTAAGCCTTGAGGAGCTTGACCACCTCAATCAAAGCGAGCTGGCCTGGGAAGCGCGGGTCGAGCAGTTCAGCGACTACCACCGCCTCTGGCAGCGCCAAGGCGTGCTGCCGCTGGTGCGCCGATTGATGGTCGATTTTGATATCGCCGCACGGCTGCTGGGCGAGTTCGCCGAGGGTGAGCGTTTGCTAACCGACCTGCTCCATCTGGGTGAAATGCTGCAGCATGCCAGTCAGGAACTGGATGGCGAACACGCGCTGATTCGCTTTCTGGCGGAAGCCATTGCCGACCCGGATAGCCACGGCGACAGCCACAAACTGCGCCTGGAGAGCGATGCCGATCTGGTCAAGGTAGTGACCATTCACAAATCCAAGGGGCTGGAGTACCCGCTGGTGTTCCTGCCGTTTATCGCCAACCACCGCCCAGTCAGCGACACCGACCTGCCGCTGCGCTGGCACGATAGCGACGGCACACTGCAACTCAGCCTAAGCGCCGATGAAACAACGCTGGCCACCGCCGACCGCGAACGCCTTGGCGAAGACCTGCGCAAACTCTACGTAGCACTCACCCGCGCCCGGCACGCCACCTGGCTGGGGCTGGCGCCGCTAAAAGGCAGCGAGAACAGCGCCATCGGCCACCTGATCAACGGCGGCAAAGCCATCGCCCCCAGCGCCTTTACCCACGCGCTAGGCGAGTTGGTAAGGGACAGCGATATCGCGCTAAGTGACGCCCCGGAACCCACCGCGCTGCGCTTCACCCCGGCACCGGAACAGCAGGCACTGGGCCACGCCCGCACCCCGCTGCGCCCCGCCCGGGAACAGTGGTGGATCGCCAGCTACTCGGCGCTGCGTACTTCTGGGGCGGTCTCTGGATCTAGCACCACTCCGCTGACAACGCCCGCGCCGGAACCCACCACGCCCCAGGAAGCCACCACCCTGGAAGTGCTGGACGAGCCCCACGACAACGCCATCAACACCGAGGCGTTTCATTTGCATAGATTCCCGCGTGGCCCCGGCCCCGGCACCTTTCTACACGGGCTTTTAGAGTGGGCGGGCCAGCTAGGCTTTAACAGCGCCCTGAAAGACCCCGCCGCGCGGGAAGATATGCTGCGGCGGCGCGTGCAGCTGCGCGGCTGGCAGGCATGGCACGACACCCTGGCAGGCTGGCTAGAAGAACTGCTCGCCACGCCGCTTCCCTTGCCCCAATCTCTGTCACAGGCCTCGTCAGTGCCAAGCGAAGGCAGCCAAGTAGCGCTATGTGAACTCGACAGCTATCAGGTGGAGCTGGAGTTCTGGTTTGCCGCGCATCAGGTACAAACACGCAAGCTGGACGAACTGGTAAGTGACCACTTACTGCCTGGGGTATCGCGCCCAGCGCTGGATGCCGACACCCTCAATGGCATGCTCAAAGGCTTTATCGACCTCGCCTTTGAGCATGAAGGCCGCTTCTATGTGCTCGACTGGAAATCCAACTACCTGGGCAGCGACGACAGCGCCTACACCGCGGAAGCCCTGCGCAACGCCATGCTCGAAAAACGCTACGACCTGCAAGCGGCGCTGTATATGCTCGCGCTCCACCGGCTACTCAAAGCGCGCCTGCCCGACTACGACCCGCACCAACATCTGGGCGGTTCGATGACGGTATTTCTGCGCGGCAGCCGCACCAGCGCCCGGGGCGTACACGCCGTGCCCGCGCCAGTCGCGCTGATTGAAGCGCTGGATGCGCTCTTTACAGGCACAGCAGCAGATGCAGTATCAGAAACAGGCATAGAGGCGGTGGTATGA
- the recD gene encoding exodeoxyribonuclease V subunit alpha: MNLDLFADDAPPAAPDSTASVTPPTESTASAAQPHPALSDTAALFLLCERWVSRGWLRDLDLALVRFLDRETQNAPPLLLLGAALASHQLGRGHVCLDIAATLEAPDFALSLPPEGDDLNDPPPLPSHVLAKLTLPEWQAALHHSTLISDGPGNTPLVVSHSVNTSKLYLRRYWQFEQTLHQEIAARLATIESDKTYGRQSKDHSAGPDNTCGRPLQRAKGDDSHPPILKDALDTLFPASNSIDWQKTACALAARSPFAIITGGPGTGKTTTVVRLLALLQTLQLAEPNAHPLRIRLAAPTGKAAARLNESIAGQVELLPTEKLAALWEGASARDDSSTQQLQAAIPTEVTTLHRLIGARADTRHFRHNAANPLALDVLVVDEASMVDIEMMTALFSALPASAKLVLLGDKDQLASVEAGAVLGDLCRRADAAHYTPATAQWLAELTDHPLPEALIDPNGQPLDQAITMLRVSHRFTETSGIGQLAQAINQPLSEALRERDKHQAVHGVLNNGYADLHHLVLKPDAQNEDSALERLVITGSPERFPNAGEGRTTFKGEPIAPPTGYEHYLNTLASGRPETSLAFEENGDAYDSWAKQVLNAYSRFQLLCALRKGPWGVEGLNLRIAKTLRSEKLLFGNDHTLEKGWFEGRPVLVTQNDYGLKLMNGDIGITMAVPDPRTPSKSLLRVAFPTSDAENPIHWVLPSRLHAVETVFAMTVHKSQGSEFQHTALLLPQTPNPILTRELVYTGITRARDWLTVIEAKRGILNDAVTREVMRVSGLD, from the coding sequence ATGAACCTAGACCTGTTCGCCGATGACGCGCCGCCCGCTGCACCTGATTCAACCGCATCGGTAACACCACCGACAGAATCAACCGCCAGTGCCGCCCAGCCGCACCCCGCGCTAAGCGATACCGCCGCGCTATTCCTACTGTGTGAACGCTGGGTTTCCCGTGGCTGGCTGCGGGATCTGGATCTGGCTCTGGTGCGCTTTCTCGACCGTGAAACTCAAAACGCCCCGCCGCTGCTGTTGCTAGGCGCGGCGTTGGCCAGCCACCAGCTTGGCCGTGGTCATGTGTGCCTGGATATAGCCGCCACCCTGGAAGCGCCCGATTTTGCACTTTCGCTGCCGCCGGAAGGCGACGATCTGAACGACCCGCCGCCGCTACCCAGCCATGTGCTGGCTAAGTTAACGCTGCCCGAGTGGCAGGCCGCGCTCCACCACTCCACGCTAATCAGCGACGGCCCCGGGAATACGCCCCTGGTGGTAAGCCACAGCGTCAACACCAGCAAACTCTACCTACGCCGCTACTGGCAGTTCGAGCAAACCCTACACCAGGAAATCGCCGCCCGATTAGCCACCATAGAGTCTGATAAAACCTATGGGAGGCAAAGTAAAGACCATTCTGCTGGGCCTGATAATACTTGTGGGAGGCCGCTTCAGCGGGCGAAGGGTGACGATAGTCACCCCCCAATACTCAAAGATGCCCTAGATACCCTATTCCCCGCCAGCAACAGCATAGACTGGCAAAAAACTGCCTGCGCCCTAGCTGCCCGCAGCCCCTTCGCAATCATCACCGGCGGCCCCGGCACCGGCAAAACCACCACCGTGGTGCGCCTGCTGGCCCTGCTGCAAACCCTGCAGCTAGCAGAACCCAACGCCCATCCGCTGCGCATTCGCCTGGCCGCCCCCACCGGCAAAGCCGCCGCACGGCTAAATGAATCCATCGCCGGACAAGTGGAACTGCTACCCACAGAGAAACTTGCCGCCTTGTGGGAGGGAGCTTCAGCTCGCGACGATTCAAGCACCCAGCAACTACAAGCCGCCATCCCAACTGAAGTCACCACACTTCACCGCCTAATAGGCGCAAGAGCCGACACCCGCCACTTCCGCCACAACGCCGCCAACCCGCTGGCGCTGGATGTGCTGGTGGTGGATGAAGCCTCGATGGTGGATATCGAAATGATGACGGCGCTGTTCAGCGCCCTGCCCGCCAGCGCCAAGCTGGTACTGCTGGGGGATAAAGACCAGTTGGCATCCGTGGAAGCAGGCGCCGTGCTAGGCGACCTATGCCGCCGCGCCGACGCCGCCCACTACACCCCCGCCACGGCGCAGTGGCTGGCCGAACTCACCGACCACCCGCTGCCGGAGGCATTAATCGACCCCAACGGCCAGCCGCTAGACCAAGCCATTACCATGCTGCGGGTAAGCCACCGTTTTACTGAAACAAGCGGCATCGGCCAGCTCGCCCAGGCGATTAACCAGCCGCTCAGTGAGGCATTACGGGAACGGGATAAACACCAAGCCGTGCATGGCGTACTGAATAACGGCTACGCCGACTTGCACCACCTGGTGTTGAAGCCTGACGCGCAAAACGAAGACAGCGCCCTGGAGCGCCTGGTGATCACCGGCAGCCCGGAACGTTTTCCCAATGCAGGCGAAGGCCGCACCACCTTCAAAGGCGAACCGATTGCGCCGCCCACCGGCTACGAGCACTACCTGAATACCCTGGCGAGTGGACGGCCTGAAACATCGCTAGCGTTTGAAGAGAACGGCGACGCTTACGATTCTTGGGCGAAACAAGTACTCAACGCCTACAGCCGCTTTCAGCTGCTATGCGCGCTACGCAAAGGCCCCTGGGGAGTAGAAGGCTTAAACCTGCGGATTGCCAAAACATTGCGCAGCGAGAAGCTGCTGTTCGGCAATGACCACACGTTAGAAAAAGGCTGGTTTGAAGGCCGACCGGTGCTGGTCACCCAAAACGACTACGGCCTGAAACTGATGAACGGCGATATCGGCATCACAATGGCGGTGCCTGATCCACGCACTCCGAGTAAATCATTACTGCGCGTAGCCTTTCCGACCAGTGATGCAGAAAACCCGATTCACTGGGTGCTGCCTTCCCGCCTGCACGCGGTAGAAACCGTGTTCGCGATGACGGTACACAAATCACAAGGCTCGGAGTTTCAGCACACCGCCCTGCTGCTACCGCAAACGCCCAACCCAATCCTCACCCGCGAGCTGGTCTACACCGGCATCACCCGCGCTCGCGACTGGCTCACGGTGATCGAAGCTAAGCGTGGGATATTGAATGATGCGGTGACAAGGGAGGTGATGAGGGTGAGTGGGCTAGATTAA
- the drt3b gene encoding antiviral reverse transcriptase Drt3b, which translates to MKKKVKLTTNKERAVISDVLPYEIPLTFSNRYFYDFLKENSVEYKEGGFEWYPTSSGAHLAIQLLLGIEEPNIEGFEKKEKNKLKFQKGLTTTIPFTYGITHKMDELRVLSFAHPRNQIRLVSFYDNYKDLLIYHCQKSKFSLRAPYKPARLINWESRNKLAKNEDYEPSGLIEEYKKEYSSLKSFFVYKKYSNIFKFFESVEYHQCEKKYNNLARLDISKCFDSIYTHSIAWSVFGKETVKDVMAGTIKGGSLKGCFPEEFDELMRSENYGETNGILIGPETSRIFAEIILQNIDKNVYEELDFQGIFYGVDYEIFRYVDDYFVFYNKEDIYKKILSQLQASLKEYKLNLNTEKEKIYQKPIITEITIAKKQISNLLNEKLKYEVVETEVLQDDVVTKVKHGHIFIKSSPLITEFKKIIKTSGVEYKDILNYSLAIVESRLRKIIDNFKEVDKENKSSKSLYYAIISIIEFSFFIYSVSPRVNTTVKLVRVLYVIISFLREKDSDRDYMDAAFKQIFENIYFIANKINIQRHTQVETLYLLTVLSELGKDYRVEEQVLAKYFGGKKDEADSFYVFDNSLNLFSITVALFYIGNKKRYDLFRYSIERYILDKMKANKSVLSKDTEKTILLFDCLACPYIRESLKKELLLLFGVKNEEDQEALINLRTEWFTTWIDFDFGKELDAKRSFEVY; encoded by the coding sequence ATGAAAAAAAAGGTAAAATTAACTACCAATAAAGAAAGGGCTGTAATCTCTGATGTATTACCTTATGAAATACCCTTAACTTTTTCAAATCGCTATTTTTATGATTTTTTAAAAGAAAATAGTGTCGAATATAAGGAAGGTGGGTTTGAATGGTATCCAACTTCAAGTGGAGCACATTTGGCGATACAGCTCTTATTAGGAATTGAAGAGCCGAATATTGAAGGGTTTGAAAAAAAAGAAAAAAATAAATTGAAATTTCAAAAAGGGCTTACTACAACTATTCCATTTACTTATGGAATTACCCATAAGATGGATGAATTAAGGGTTTTATCTTTTGCGCACCCCAGGAACCAAATTAGGCTAGTGTCCTTTTACGATAATTATAAAGATTTATTAATTTACCATTGCCAGAAAAGTAAGTTTAGTCTTCGTGCTCCTTACAAGCCTGCCCGTCTTATCAATTGGGAGTCTAGGAATAAGCTTGCAAAAAATGAGGATTATGAGCCATCTGGTTTGATCGAAGAATACAAAAAAGAATATAGCAGTCTGAAATCTTTTTTTGTTTATAAAAAGTACAGCAATATATTTAAATTTTTTGAATCCGTTGAATATCATCAGTGCGAAAAAAAGTACAATAACTTAGCCAGATTAGATATTTCAAAGTGTTTTGATAGCATTTATACACACTCAATTGCTTGGTCAGTTTTTGGGAAGGAAACTGTAAAAGATGTTATGGCTGGAACTATCAAAGGAGGATCCTTAAAGGGGTGCTTTCCTGAGGAATTTGATGAACTAATGCGTTCGGAAAACTATGGTGAAACTAACGGTATTCTAATTGGCCCAGAAACATCAAGAATATTCGCAGAAATAATCCTTCAGAATATAGATAAAAATGTTTATGAAGAACTAGATTTTCAGGGTATTTTTTATGGAGTAGATTATGAGATCTTTAGATATGTAGATGATTACTTTGTTTTTTACAATAAGGAAGATATATATAAGAAAATACTTAGCCAGCTACAGGCTAGCTTGAAAGAATATAAGCTTAATCTAAACACTGAAAAAGAGAAAATTTACCAAAAGCCTATTATAACAGAAATAACTATAGCAAAAAAACAAATTTCTAACTTGCTTAATGAGAAGTTAAAATATGAGGTAGTCGAAACTGAAGTGCTCCAAGACGACGTTGTTACTAAAGTTAAGCATGGGCATATATTTATCAAGTCTTCACCTTTGATTACAGAATTTAAAAAAATAATTAAAACTAGCGGTGTGGAATACAAAGATATACTTAATTATTCTCTGGCAATTGTTGAAAGCAGATTGAGAAAAATTATCGATAATTTCAAGGAGGTTGATAAAGAAAATAAATCTTCAAAATCACTTTACTATGCCATTATATCAATAATAGAGTTTTCTTTTTTTATATACTCAGTCTCTCCCAGAGTAAATACTACTGTTAAGTTAGTCAGGGTTTTGTACGTTATAATTTCTTTTCTCAGAGAAAAGGATTCTGATAGAGATTATATGGATGCTGCATTCAAGCAAATTTTTGAAAACATCTATTTTATAGCAAATAAAATTAATATTCAGAGGCATACGCAAGTTGAGACTTTATACCTTCTTACAGTGTTGTCTGAGCTAGGTAAAGACTATAGGGTAGAGGAGCAGGTATTAGCAAAATATTTTGGCGGAAAAAAAGATGAAGCCGACAGCTTTTACGTTTTTGATAATAGTTTAAATCTTTTTTCCATTACCGTTGCGTTGTTCTATATTGGGAACAAAAAAAGATATGATTTATTTCGATATTCGATAGAGAGATATATTTTAGATAAGATGAAAGCTAATAAAAGCGTTCTTTCTAAAGATACTGAAAAAACAATTTTGCTTTTCGACTGCTTAGCATGTCCCTATATTCGTGAAAGCTTAAAAAAAGAGTTGTTGTTATTATTTGGCGTAAAAAATGAGGAAGATCAAGAAGCCCTCATAAACCTTCGGACTGAATGGTTTACGACCTGGATTGACTTTGACTTTGGTAAGGAGCTTGACGCTAAACGAAGCTTCGAAGTATATTAA